A stretch of the Methylacidiphilum caldifontis genome encodes the following:
- the pdxH gene encoding pyridoxamine 5'-phosphate oxidase yields MILKEKKREYFGRPLQFEELDSNPLQQFVKWYEQALETEHFEPNAVALATSDLKGEIRVRYVLLKAVDENGFLFFTNYLSIKGKHIEENPKASFACFWPTLYRQVCVSGKCEKTSPEISLHYFQTRPFLSQIAAYTSPQSQPVPKERAYLEDLFNHNRGQFESEHVPMPENWGGYWLVPEKIEFWQGRENRFHDRFLYSKEANGQWKIERLAP; encoded by the coding sequence ATGATCCTTAAAGAAAAAAAAAGAGAATATTTTGGTCGTCCTCTACAATTTGAAGAATTGGATTCAAATCCTCTCCAGCAATTCGTCAAATGGTATGAGCAAGCCTTGGAGACAGAACATTTCGAACCTAATGCTGTGGCACTTGCCACTTCTGATCTTAAAGGAGAAATCCGGGTACGCTATGTTCTTCTTAAGGCTGTGGATGAAAATGGTTTCCTTTTTTTTACAAACTACTTGAGTATTAAAGGAAAACATATAGAAGAAAACCCTAAAGCCTCTTTTGCTTGTTTTTGGCCAACCCTTTATAGGCAGGTTTGTGTAAGTGGAAAATGTGAAAAGACAAGTCCTGAAATATCGCTTCATTATTTTCAGACAAGACCTTTTCTCAGTCAAATAGCCGCCTATACCTCTCCTCAAAGTCAACCCGTTCCTAAAGAAAGGGCTTATCTAGAAGATCTCTTTAATCATAACCGGGGCCAATTTGAATCGGAGCATGTCCCCATGCCTGAAAACTGGGGTGGATACTGGCTTGTGCCCGAAAAAATAGAATTTTGGCAAGGAAGGGAAAATCGCTTTCATGACCGATTTCTTTACTCGAAAGAAGCAAATGGCCAATGGAAAATTGAAAGGCTGGCTCCTTAA
- a CDS encoding RNA-guided endonuclease InsQ/TnpB family protein, whose product MLIRQAFKYELMPNGQQERQMCRFAGSCRFVYNRALALQKERHERGEKKLGYAGLCKLLTEWRNSAETAWLKDAPVHPLQQSLKDLERAYANFFAKWAGFPRFRKKGMSDSFRYPDPKQIKLEQHNNRIFLPKLGWLRYRNSRELLGVVKNVTVSQSCGKWYVSIQAEREVEQIVPQGGTVGIDMGIARFATLSDGTFYAPLHSFRRHEMALGKAQQSLSRRVRFSNNWRKAKARVGRIHARIANVRRDFLHKTSTAISKNHAVVFVEDLQVRNMSGSAAGTIEAPGRNVWAMSGLNKSILDQGWFEFGRQLDYKLAWRGGRLITVPPQNTSRACPCCGHVSADNRQTQARFACVECGFEDNADVVGAINILSCGMQMLRDEGQDTLHACSGMAQAVSPDGLWIEPRWRSEAGTHRSDPGEAPCHP is encoded by the coding sequence ATGCTTATCCGCCAAGCCTTCAAGTACGAATTGATGCCAAACGGCCAGCAAGAGCGGCAAATGTGCCGCTTCGCTGGCTCATGCCGGTTCGTCTACAACAGGGCGCTGGCGTTGCAGAAGGAGCGCCACGAGCGAGGCGAGAAAAAACTTGGCTACGCTGGGTTGTGCAAGCTGCTCACCGAGTGGCGCAACAGCGCGGAAACGGCATGGCTCAAGGACGCTCCGGTGCATCCCTTGCAACAATCCCTCAAAGACCTGGAGCGAGCCTACGCCAACTTCTTTGCCAAGTGGGCTGGTTTCCCACGCTTCAGGAAGAAAGGCATGTCGGATAGCTTTCGCTACCCCGACCCGAAGCAGATCAAGCTGGAGCAGCACAACAACCGCATCTTTCTGCCCAAGCTCGGCTGGCTGCGCTACCGCAACAGCCGGGAGCTGCTCGGTGTAGTCAAGAACGTCACCGTAAGCCAGTCATGCGGTAAGTGGTACGTGAGCATCCAGGCCGAGCGGGAGGTCGAGCAGATCGTCCCGCAAGGGGGTACGGTTGGCATCGACATGGGGATCGCCCGCTTCGCTACGCTTTCGGATGGCACGTTCTACGCCCCGCTCCACAGCTTCAGGCGGCATGAGATGGCGTTGGGCAAGGCGCAGCAGTCATTGAGCCGCAGGGTCAGATTCAGCAACAACTGGAGGAAGGCAAAAGCAAGAGTTGGGCGCATCCACGCACGCATCGCCAATGTCCGCCGCGACTTCCTCCATAAGACCTCGACCGCGATCAGCAAAAACCACGCTGTAGTCTTCGTCGAGGACCTGCAGGTACGGAACATGTCCGGGTCGGCGGCGGGCACCATCGAGGCTCCAGGCCGAAACGTTTGGGCCATGTCCGGCCTGAACAAGTCGATCCTGGATCAAGGTTGGTTCGAGTTCGGTCGCCAACTGGACTACAAGCTGGCATGGCGGGGCGGCCGGCTGATCACCGTGCCGCCGCAGAATACGAGCCGCGCCTGCCCGTGCTGCGGACACGTTTCGGCGGACAACCGCCAGACGCAGGCCCGGTTTGCGTGTGTGGAATGTGGTTTCGAGGACAACGCCGATGTGGTCGGTGCAATCAACATCCTATCTTGCGGGATGCAAATGTTGCGGGACGAAGGGCAGGACACGCTGCACGCTTGCAGCGGGATGGCGCAAGCCGTCAGCCCGGATGGCCTGTGGATCGAACCGCGCTGGCGGTCGGAAGCAGGAACCCACCGAAGCGACCCAGGAGAGGCACCATGCCACCCCTGA
- a CDS encoding TonB-dependent receptor, with protein sequence MDKSSPTTHHKALQINLDSQKYGTFAEIGGGQEVVRWFFKVGGAAGTVAKSISAYDMTVSDAIYGPTERYVCQERLLRMLDHEYDLLIDRLQVKRGKNTHFFVFADTVTIQGYQQRIDCHGWLGVRFQDEPMGKCNDIIVHVRFLEQERLQQQDTLGILGVNLIYGAFYYNQDPVLLIESLMDNIAPGKIEVDLIEASGPLFNNLDSRILNLQLIVSGLSQVILFTPNGKTVQPSDLLYKKAVLIERGRFEPVTNLNMEMMEVARARFLQEPEITDVPKIELMEITTRNLLTEMGTIDKENFIQRIDLLCALKQHVLISNYAEFYEISTYLNRFTKNLIGLVLGIPLLQELFNEKYYSYVEGGILEAMGRLFKKKIKLYVYPTFDVQTNQLITAENLEIKGPIKHIYNYLLESNQVVPLHPLRPPPKSFSPKEVTEYIKRGDPRWKEFVPVRAVEIIEEKKYFGYCATA encoded by the coding sequence ATGGACAAATCGTCTCCCACCACTCACCATAAGGCCCTCCAGATTAATCTCGATTCCCAGAAATATGGAACATTTGCAGAAATTGGTGGAGGACAAGAAGTTGTACGATGGTTTTTTAAGGTGGGGGGTGCAGCGGGAACAGTTGCCAAGAGCATTTCTGCTTATGACATGACGGTTAGTGATGCGATTTATGGTCCAACTGAACGATATGTTTGCCAAGAAAGATTGTTAAGAATGTTGGATCATGAATACGATCTCTTAATTGACAGACTACAAGTAAAGAGGGGCAAAAATACTCATTTTTTTGTTTTTGCTGATACAGTAACTATTCAAGGCTATCAACAGCGCATAGATTGCCATGGTTGGTTAGGGGTTCGTTTTCAAGACGAACCTATGGGAAAATGTAACGATATTATTGTTCATGTCCGATTTTTAGAGCAGGAACGGTTGCAACAACAAGATACCTTGGGGATTTTAGGAGTTAATTTAATTTATGGGGCTTTCTACTACAATCAGGATCCTGTTCTTCTCATTGAGTCGCTTATGGATAATATTGCCCCAGGAAAAATAGAGGTGGATTTGATTGAGGCTAGTGGCCCACTTTTTAACAATCTTGACTCTAGAATACTCAATCTACAACTGATTGTCTCTGGACTGAGTCAAGTCATTCTCTTTACTCCAAATGGGAAGACCGTTCAACCCTCTGACCTTCTCTATAAAAAAGCCGTATTGATCGAAAGAGGAAGATTTGAACCGGTAACTAATCTTAACATGGAGATGATGGAAGTAGCCAGAGCTCGGTTTTTGCAGGAACCAGAAATCACGGATGTACCTAAAATAGAACTCATGGAAATCACCACACGAAATCTTTTGACTGAAATGGGTACAATCGATAAAGAAAACTTTATTCAAAGAATAGATCTTCTTTGTGCCTTAAAACAACATGTACTGATATCTAATTATGCGGAATTTTACGAAATTTCTACCTATTTAAACCGTTTCACCAAAAATCTTATCGGTTTAGTTCTGGGTATTCCTCTTTTGCAAGAGCTTTTTAATGAAAAATATTATTCTTATGTCGAGGGGGGGATATTGGAAGCGATGGGTAGGCTTTTTAAAAAGAAAATAAAGCTCTATGTCTATCCCACTTTTGACGTCCAGACAAACCAACTCATTACAGCGGAAAATCTTGAGATCAAAGGACCCATTAAGCACATTTACAACTACCTTTTGGAATCAAACCAAGTTGTTCCTCTCCATCCTCTTCGTCCTCCGCCGAAATCTTTTTCTCCCAAGGAAGTTACCGAATATATAAAGAGAGGGGATCCCCGATGGAAGGAATTCGTTCCAGTACGAGCGGTTGAAATTATAGAAGAAAAAAAATATTTTGGTTATTGTGCAACCGCTTGA
- the bioD gene encoding dethiobiotin synthase, producing MIVFITGTDTGVGKTTFSCELVKYWRSRGYNAIGLKPISTGGREDALRLWEASGKTMTLDDINPFHFSQPIAPAIAAILEGKEILLEETKKSISLITNAYSHVVIEGIGGWLTPLSKKWLLRDLVQSLRCPVILIAHVRLGFLNHTFLTIESILKAAVPLIGLILNRYANLAISPMAVELIEDRYHIPTAFMDNLKESSFHYPQWLDQAVAQ from the coding sequence ATGATTGTTTTTATTACAGGGACCGATACAGGTGTAGGCAAGACAACATTCAGTTGTGAATTGGTTAAATATTGGAGATCAAGAGGATATAATGCGATTGGATTAAAACCCATTTCTACGGGTGGAAGAGAAGATGCCCTAAGACTATGGGAAGCCTCAGGAAAAACTATGACCCTAGATGATATTAACCCTTTTCATTTTTCTCAACCCATAGCTCCTGCTATCGCTGCGATCCTTGAAGGTAAGGAGATCTTGCTTGAGGAGACAAAAAAATCGATTTCATTAATAACAAATGCCTATAGTCATGTTGTGATTGAAGGGATTGGAGGATGGTTAACTCCACTTTCGAAAAAATGGCTTCTGAGAGATCTCGTTCAATCTTTGCGTTGCCCAGTCATTTTAATTGCTCATGTTAGGCTTGGATTTCTAAATCACACTTTTTTGACCATAGAAAGTATATTAAAGGCCGCTGTTCCTCTAATAGGACTGATATTGAATCGTTATGCAAATTTAGCTATTTCTCCTATGGCTGTGGAGCTGATAGAAGACCGTTACCATATACCGACTGCATTTATGGACAATCTAAAAGAAAGCTCCTTTCATTACCCTCAATGGTTAGATCAAGCGGTTGCACAATAA
- a CDS encoding ferredoxin: MADRINKYPDNVFGKYYVDTQCIDCDLCRETAPANFKRNDDGGHSYVYKQPETPEEEEQCREAKEGCPVEAIGDDGDLDVMELQEEKLTES; encoded by the coding sequence ATGGCTGATAGAATTAATAAATATCCAGATAATGTCTTTGGAAAATATTACGTTGATACACAATGCATAGATTGTGATTTATGCAGGGAAACCGCACCCGCAAATTTTAAAAGAAATGATGATGGCGGGCATTCTTACGTTTATAAACAACCCGAAACTCCTGAGGAAGAGGAACAATGCAGGGAAGCAAAGGAGGGTTGTCCGGTAGAAGCAATCGGAGATGATGGGGATTTAGATGTCATGGAGTTACAAGAAGAAAAATTGACTGAATCTTAG